The Streptomyces sp. NBC_01353 genome contains a region encoding:
- a CDS encoding SDR family NAD(P)-dependent oxidoreductase, producing the protein MNSKDFTGRGVVVTGAGSGIGRATAVAFAERGADVVVADLDTEGAARTVSEIEALGGKGVAVVGDLSEQTVVDEVVTTALGAFGHIDVLVNNAGIMDSMSAAADVGDAEWDRVIRINLTAPFLLTRAVLPHMLEAGRGSLVFTASEAALRGSAAGAAYTVSKHGIVGLVKSLAITYRDKGIRANAIAPGGTLTGMRPELDPAAPGPAALGAYMGNIGRVSEPAEQAAALVFLASDAASNISGVVLPVDNGWSAV; encoded by the coding sequence TCGTCGTCACCGGTGCCGGCTCCGGCATCGGCCGGGCCACCGCCGTCGCCTTCGCCGAGCGGGGCGCCGACGTGGTCGTCGCCGACCTCGACACCGAAGGCGCCGCGCGTACCGTTTCGGAGATCGAGGCGCTGGGCGGCAAGGGCGTCGCGGTCGTCGGTGACCTCAGCGAGCAGACGGTCGTCGACGAGGTCGTCACCACCGCACTCGGGGCCTTCGGCCACATCGACGTACTGGTCAACAACGCCGGGATCATGGACAGCATGTCGGCCGCGGCCGATGTCGGCGACGCGGAATGGGACCGGGTCATTCGGATCAACCTCACCGCCCCCTTCCTGCTGACGCGGGCCGTCCTTCCGCACATGCTCGAAGCCGGCCGCGGCTCCCTCGTGTTCACCGCCTCCGAGGCCGCGCTCCGAGGCAGCGCGGCCGGTGCCGCGTACACCGTCTCCAAGCACGGCATCGTCGGCCTCGTGAAGTCGCTCGCCATCACCTACCGGGACAAGGGCATCCGCGCCAACGCCATAGCCCCCGGCGGCACGCTGACCGGAATGCGCCCCGAACTCGACCCGGCGGCGCCCGGCCCGGCCGCGCTCGGGGCCTACATGGGCAACATCGGGCGCGTGTCGGAGCCGGCCGAACAGGCCGCCGCCCTCGTCTTCCTCGCCTCGGACGCGGCGAGCAACATCTCGGGCGTCGTCCTTCCCGTGGACAACGGCTGGTCCGCCGTCTGA
- a CDS encoding NPP1 family protein, with translation MKTSSRIRRVALILGSSIALVVAVPGSALAAPPTALPASADGLEQTFQPAFDYDTDGCYPTPAIGPDGTVNGGLNPSGALNGQCRDSWDLDNTNGYARSKCNNGWCAVMYGLYFEKDQAVAGSGLGGHRHDWEHVVVWIQNNEARYVSTSAHGNFDTYGRDQIRWDGTHPKVVYHKDGLSTHCFRPANSNDEPPENHKHQWQFPALVGWNGYPAGLRDKLSQANFGSAVFGLKDGNFAGHLAKAKPAGIPFDPYA, from the coding sequence GTGAAGACGAGTTCGCGGATCCGCAGGGTCGCGCTCATCCTCGGCAGCAGCATCGCGCTGGTCGTCGCCGTTCCGGGCAGCGCCCTCGCCGCGCCGCCCACGGCACTGCCCGCATCGGCGGACGGGCTGGAGCAGACGTTCCAGCCCGCCTTCGATTACGACACGGACGGCTGCTACCCCACGCCGGCCATCGGTCCGGACGGAACCGTCAACGGCGGTCTCAATCCGTCCGGTGCCCTCAACGGTCAGTGCCGGGACTCCTGGGACCTCGACAACACCAACGGCTACGCGCGCTCGAAGTGCAACAACGGCTGGTGCGCCGTCATGTACGGCCTCTACTTCGAGAAGGACCAGGCCGTGGCCGGCAGCGGGCTCGGCGGGCACCGTCACGACTGGGAGCACGTCGTGGTGTGGATCCAGAACAACGAGGCCCGGTACGTCTCCACCTCCGCGCACGGAAACTTCGACACCTACGGCCGCGACCAGATCCGGTGGGACGGGACACACCCCAAGGTCGTCTACCACAAGGACGGTCTGAGCACGCACTGCTTCCGGCCCGCCAACTCCAACGACGAGCCGCCGGAGAACCACAAGCACCAGTGGCAGTTCCCCGCCCTGGTCGGCTGGAACGGCTATCCCGCCGGGCTCCGCGACAAGCTGAGTCAGGCCAACTTCGGAAGCGCCGTCTTCGGCCTCAAGGACGGCAACTTCGCCGGCCATCTGGCGAAGGCGAAGCCGGCCGGGATCCCGTTCGACCCCTACGCGTGA
- a CDS encoding DUF6296 family protein — protein sequence MESVERYELTFPVSGDSIVVTRTDRKGAGGHPVYADETGIVQAEIDEQGNVRIVASGGHQSHDAPVHAAPAS from the coding sequence ATGGAAAGCGTCGAACGCTACGAGCTGACATTTCCGGTGTCGGGTGACTCCATCGTCGTCACCCGCACCGACCGCAAGGGCGCCGGCGGGCACCCGGTGTACGCCGACGAGACCGGCATCGTGCAGGCCGAGATCGACGAGCAGGGCAACGTACGGATAGTGGCCAGCGGAGGCCACCAGAGTCACGACGCGCCCGTCCACGCCGCGCCCGCGTCGTGA
- a CDS encoding TetR family transcriptional regulator, which produces MSLAQRKRQLVADELTEAALQLLAVKGFDAVTVDEIVATAGVSKRTFFRYFASKEDVVVQFLAEMGTGIRAELAVRPDGEPPSVALRHAVSVPIEACTDHPDHTERALRVVRLILRTPALHGRFLERRSQWGDDLTAELAKRLGLDPAADLYPRLAAGMALTAFDVTLQRWSAGEAATENPTDLIARAFTVIAPALDAGERRVSQSSASVK; this is translated from the coding sequence ATGAGCCTGGCCCAGCGCAAACGTCAGCTCGTCGCCGACGAGTTGACCGAAGCGGCGCTGCAACTGTTGGCGGTGAAGGGCTTCGACGCGGTCACCGTCGACGAGATCGTCGCCACGGCCGGCGTGTCCAAAAGGACGTTCTTCCGCTACTTCGCGTCCAAGGAGGACGTGGTCGTCCAGTTCCTGGCCGAGATGGGCACCGGCATCCGCGCCGAACTGGCCGTCCGCCCCGACGGTGAACCGCCCTCCGTCGCGCTTCGGCACGCCGTCTCGGTCCCCATCGAAGCCTGCACCGACCATCCCGACCACACCGAGCGGGCCCTGCGCGTGGTACGGCTGATTCTGCGCACCCCCGCCCTGCACGGCCGCTTCCTGGAGCGCCGGTCGCAATGGGGCGACGACCTGACGGCGGAGCTGGCAAAGCGTCTGGGACTCGACCCCGCCGCCGATCTCTACCCGCGGCTGGCCGCCGGGATGGCGCTCACTGCCTTCGACGTCACCCTCCAGAGGTGGAGCGCCGGGGAGGCCGCCACTGAGAACCCCACCGACCTGATCGCCCGAGCCTTCACCGTCATCGCCCCCGCACTGGACGCCGGCGAGAGACGAGTGAGTCAGTCGTCGGCCTCCGTGAAGTAG
- a CDS encoding TetR/AcrR family transcriptional regulator has protein sequence MKTKAPHDPETAGTRERIIRTTSRLMQRQGYEGTGIKQISREAGATLGSVYHFFPGGKQELGTAAVRLGDEEFTEFLREALDAEPEPEKALVALTASLAEGLRDSDWLDGCPVTSTVVGTATSAPDIQQAAAEAFARWRAVVARRLRDTGFTEADAEELAHTVIATLEGAELAAQVARSVEPLEVAGRHLARLLSSYR, from the coding sequence GTGAAGACCAAGGCCCCGCACGATCCCGAGACCGCCGGAACCCGTGAGCGGATCATCCGCACGACCTCACGCCTGATGCAGCGCCAGGGCTACGAGGGCACCGGCATCAAGCAGATCTCCCGCGAGGCCGGGGCGACGCTCGGCTCCGTGTACCACTTCTTCCCCGGCGGCAAGCAGGAGCTCGGCACAGCCGCCGTGCGGCTCGGCGACGAGGAGTTCACCGAATTTCTGCGCGAGGCCCTCGACGCGGAGCCGGAGCCGGAGAAGGCCCTGGTCGCACTCACGGCGTCCCTCGCCGAAGGGCTGCGCGACTCCGACTGGCTCGACGGCTGCCCGGTCACCTCCACCGTTGTCGGCACGGCGACCAGCGCCCCCGACATCCAGCAGGCGGCGGCGGAGGCCTTCGCGCGGTGGCGGGCGGTGGTCGCCCGGAGGCTTCGCGACACGGGGTTCACCGAAGCCGACGCCGAGGAGCTGGCGCACACGGTGATCGCCACACTGGAGGGCGCCGAGCTGGCGGCCCAGGTCGCCCGCAGCGTGGAGCCACTGGAGGTCGCGGGGCGACATCTGGCACGTCTGCTCTCCTCGTACCGATGA
- a CDS encoding NAD(P)-binding domain-containing protein produces the protein MSTSAANTSSVTVIGLGPMGRAMAGAYLDAGYQVTVWNRTASRADDLVARGAVRAATVGEALAANEVVVLSLTDYAAMYSILEPAVPALEGRVLVNLSSDTPGKAREGAAWAAKHGARHLTGGVQTPPSGIGSTEFNTYYSGPRELFEEYEDVLKVITGTDYRGEDPGLAALYYQLQMDLFWTALTAWLHTLALANANGISASEIQPYAAETLGGMGQFIDFYTPRIEAGQHSGDVERISMAVASLDHVVHTTRDSGVDPALPAALLEAFRRAAAEGYEEDSLTRLIAMFGRGTAAK, from the coding sequence GTGAGCACGTCTGCTGCGAACACCTCGTCCGTGACGGTCATCGGTCTCGGCCCGATGGGCCGGGCGATGGCCGGCGCCTACCTGGATGCCGGCTACCAGGTCACCGTCTGGAACCGCACCGCGAGTCGCGCCGACGACCTCGTCGCCAGGGGCGCGGTGCGCGCCGCCACTGTCGGGGAGGCGCTGGCGGCCAACGAGGTGGTGGTGCTGAGCCTCACCGACTACGCCGCGATGTACTCCATCCTGGAGCCCGCCGTCCCGGCGCTGGAGGGTCGTGTCCTGGTCAACCTCAGCTCGGACACTCCGGGGAAGGCCCGTGAGGGTGCGGCCTGGGCGGCGAAGCACGGGGCGCGCCATCTGACCGGCGGAGTGCAGACGCCGCCGTCCGGCATCGGCTCGACGGAGTTCAACACCTACTACAGCGGCCCCCGGGAGCTCTTCGAGGAGTACGAGGACGTCCTGAAGGTGATCACGGGTACGGATTACCGCGGCGAGGACCCGGGGCTGGCCGCGCTCTACTACCAGCTCCAGATGGACCTCTTCTGGACCGCCCTGACCGCCTGGCTGCACACGCTGGCTCTGGCGAACGCGAACGGCATCAGCGCCTCGGAGATCCAGCCGTACGCGGCCGAGACGCTGGGCGGGATGGGCCAGTTCATCGACTTCTACACGCCGCGGATCGAGGCGGGACAGCACTCCGGCGACGTCGAGCGCATCTCGATGGCCGTGGCGAGCCTGGACCATGTCGTCCACACGACGCGCGACTCGGGCGTCGACCCGGCACTGCCCGCCGCGCTGCTCGAGGCATTCCGGCGGGCGGCGGCCGAGGGGTACGAGGAGGACAGCCTGACGCGGCTGATCGCGATGTTCGGGCGGGGAACAGCGGCGAAGTAG
- a CDS encoding TetR/AcrR family transcriptional regulator, with protein MSRRPLAERRRQLTEAAIRAMTRDGVPRTTTRSIAAEAGVSLSVFHYCFDSKQALLESVITTITDHYVGVVKEALRPRATFRETIRAGFDAYWDHVRAHPGEHMLTYELTQYALRTPGFEPLARRQHERYAEIYHGLIEEVSAVMGLELRVSVPVLARYLAAVTDGLTLNFLVLGHDPEASATILDLITDQVAALAGDGAADGGRGDEPGLALP; from the coding sequence ATGTCCCGCAGGCCTCTCGCCGAACGGCGGCGGCAACTGACCGAGGCCGCGATCCGCGCGATGACCCGGGACGGCGTCCCGAGGACGACGACCCGGTCCATCGCCGCCGAGGCGGGCGTGTCGCTGAGCGTCTTCCACTACTGCTTCGACTCCAAGCAGGCGCTCCTGGAGTCCGTGATCACGACGATCACCGACCACTACGTGGGGGTCGTGAAGGAGGCGCTGCGCCCGCGAGCCACCTTCCGGGAGACGATCCGGGCGGGCTTCGACGCCTATTGGGACCATGTCCGCGCCCACCCGGGCGAGCACATGCTCACGTACGAGCTCACCCAGTACGCCCTGCGCACACCGGGGTTCGAGCCGCTCGCGCGCCGTCAGCACGAGCGGTACGCCGAGATCTACCACGGTCTCATCGAGGAGGTCAGCGCCGTCATGGGGCTCGAACTCCGGGTCTCCGTCCCGGTCCTGGCCCGCTATCTGGCCGCCGTGACCGACGGGCTGACCCTGAACTTCCTCGTCCTGGGCCACGACCCGGAGGCCTCGGCGACGATCCTCGACCTGATCACCGACCAGGTCGCCGCCCTGGCCGGTGACGGTGCGGCCGACGGTGGCCGCGGCGATGAGCCTGGCCTCGCGCTTCCCTGA
- a CDS encoding discoidin domain-containing protein yields the protein MSLTRPPRSSTTSRRRALAVLSLLLATMAAMLLGPAPGSAAADTWWNPVARPQPDSAINITGEPFKGTNAQGEVRGFVDAHNHLMSNEAFGGRLICGKTFSELGVADALKDCPEHYPDGSLAIFDFITKGGDGKHDPNGWPTFKDWPAHDSLTHQQNYYAWVERAWRGGQRVLVNDLVTNGVICSVYFFKDRGCDEMDSIRLQARKTYEMQDFIDKMYGGPGKGFFRIVTDTAQAREVIAQGKLAVVLGVETSEPFGCKQILDIAQCSRADIDRGLDELHGLGVRSMFLCHKFDNALCGVRFDSGALGTAINVGQFLSTGTFWKTEQCAGPQQDNPIGLAAAPNAQKELPAGVSVPAYNQDARCNTRGLTELGEYAVRGMMKRKMMLELDHMSVKAAGRTFDIMESESYPGAISSHSWMDSSWTERLYKLGGFAAQYMNGSEAFSAEAKAKDALRDKYGVGYGYGTDMNGVGGWPGPRGADAPNKVTYPFRSVDGGSVIDRQTTGQRTWDLNTDGASHVGLVPDWIEDIRKVGGQGVVDDLFRGAESYLDTWGASEQHRAGVNLASGAAASASTTEWWNPFVTYAPGRAVDGDRGTRWASEWREGQWLRIDLGQPQLVKRITLDWERAYGRAYRIEVSDDDAAWRTVWSTEAGDGGLDTARFAGTTARYVRIQGVQRATDWGYSLHEVGVYSG from the coding sequence ATGTCCCTGACGCGCCCCCCACGCAGCTCCACGACCAGCAGGCGCAGAGCGCTGGCCGTGCTGTCGCTGCTCCTGGCCACGATGGCTGCCATGCTGCTCGGCCCCGCACCCGGTTCCGCCGCCGCCGACACCTGGTGGAACCCCGTCGCCCGGCCCCAGCCCGACTCCGCGATCAACATCACGGGCGAGCCCTTCAAGGGCACCAACGCCCAGGGCGAGGTGCGCGGGTTCGTCGACGCGCACAACCACCTGATGTCGAACGAGGCCTTCGGCGGCCGCCTCATCTGCGGCAAGACCTTCTCCGAACTGGGCGTCGCCGACGCGCTCAAGGACTGTCCCGAGCACTACCCCGACGGCTCGCTCGCGATCTTCGACTTCATCACCAAGGGCGGCGACGGCAAGCACGACCCGAACGGCTGGCCGACCTTCAAGGACTGGCCGGCCCATGACTCGCTGACCCACCAGCAGAACTACTACGCCTGGGTGGAGCGGGCCTGGCGCGGCGGGCAGCGGGTGCTCGTCAACGACCTGGTCACCAACGGTGTGATCTGCTCGGTGTACTTCTTCAAGGACCGCGGCTGCGACGAGATGGACTCCATCCGTCTGCAGGCCAGGAAGACGTACGAGATGCAGGACTTCATCGACAAGATGTACGGCGGACCGGGCAAGGGCTTCTTCCGGATCGTCACCGACACCGCCCAGGCCCGCGAGGTCATCGCCCAGGGCAAGCTGGCCGTGGTGCTCGGCGTCGAGACCTCCGAGCCCTTCGGCTGCAAGCAGATCCTCGACATCGCGCAGTGCTCCCGGGCGGACATCGACCGCGGCCTGGACGAGCTGCACGGGCTCGGCGTGCGCAGCATGTTCCTGTGCCACAAGTTCGACAACGCGCTCTGCGGGGTCCGCTTCGACTCCGGGGCGCTCGGCACGGCGATCAACGTGGGTCAGTTCCTCTCCACCGGGACCTTCTGGAAGACAGAGCAGTGCGCGGGCCCGCAGCAGGACAACCCGATCGGCCTGGCCGCGGCGCCGAACGCCCAGAAGGAACTGCCGGCCGGCGTGAGCGTGCCCGCCTACAACCAGGACGCCCGGTGCAACACCCGCGGGCTCACCGAACTCGGCGAGTACGCGGTGCGCGGGATGATGAAACGCAAGATGATGCTGGAACTCGACCACATGAGCGTGAAGGCCGCCGGCCGAACCTTCGACATCATGGAGTCGGAGTCCTACCCCGGCGCGATCTCCTCGCACAGCTGGATGGACAGCAGCTGGACCGAGCGGCTGTACAAGCTCGGCGGGTTCGCCGCGCAGTACATGAACGGGTCCGAGGCGTTCAGCGCTGAGGCCAAGGCCAAGGACGCCCTGCGCGACAAGTACGGGGTCGGCTACGGCTACGGAACCGACATGAACGGCGTCGGCGGCTGGCCCGGCCCGCGCGGCGCCGACGCGCCGAACAAGGTCACGTACCCCTTCCGCAGCGTCGACGGCGGCTCGGTCATCGACCGGCAGACCACCGGGCAGCGCACCTGGGACCTCAACACCGACGGCGCCTCGCACGTCGGACTCGTCCCGGACTGGATCGAGGACATCCGCAAGGTCGGTGGTCAGGGCGTGGTGGACGACCTGTTCCGCGGCGCCGAGTCCTACCTCGACACGTGGGGCGCCTCCGAGCAGCATCGGGCCGGAGTGAACCTGGCCTCGGGCGCGGCGGCCTCCGCCTCCACCACCGAGTGGTGGAACCCGTTCGTCACCTACGCGCCCGGCCGGGCCGTGGACGGTGACCGCGGCACCCGCTGGGCGAGCGAGTGGCGGGAGGGCCAGTGGCTGCGGATCGACCTCGGGCAGCCGCAGCTGGTCAAGCGCATCACCCTCGACTGGGAACGGGCGTACGGCAGGGCGTACCGCATCGAGGTGTCCGACGACGACGCAGCGTGGCGTACCGTCTGGTCGACCGAGGCCGGCGACGGCGGCCTGGACACGGCCAGATTCGCCGGCACCACCGCCCGGTACGTACGGATCCAGGGAGTACAGCGCGCCACCGACTGGGGGTACTCGCTCCACGAGGTGGGCGTCTACAGCGGCTGA
- a CDS encoding NAD-dependent epimerase/dehydratase family protein, which translates to MRVLVTGGAGFIGSHIVEILVARGHEPVVLDGLLPTAHHGASARPVPAGATWLHGDLRDSTLVRRALTGVRAVCHQAAMVGLGKDFADAPEYVGCNDLGTAVLLAEMAEAGVDRLVLAGSMVVYGEGRYDCPDHGRVRPGPRAERDLAAGRFEPRCPRCGAELTPGLVGEEAPADPRNVYATTKLAQEHLAAAWARTTGGRAVSLRYHNVYGPRMPRDTPYAGVASLFRSALARGEAPRVFEDGGQRRDFVHVRDVATANAMALEALDDRGPGTIAAYNTGSGEPHTVGEMATALATAHGGPLPVVTGEYRLGDVRHITADSARLRAALDWRPEVGFAEGMAEFATSGLRGA; encoded by the coding sequence ATGCGTGTACTTGTGACGGGCGGCGCCGGGTTCATCGGGTCGCACATCGTGGAGATCCTCGTGGCCCGCGGCCATGAACCCGTCGTGCTGGACGGCCTCCTGCCCACCGCGCACCACGGCGCGAGCGCCCGGCCCGTGCCGGCCGGGGCGACCTGGCTGCACGGAGACCTACGGGACAGCACGCTGGTACGGCGTGCGCTGACAGGGGTGCGGGCCGTCTGCCACCAGGCCGCCATGGTCGGTCTCGGCAAGGACTTCGCGGACGCCCCTGAGTACGTCGGCTGCAACGACCTGGGCACCGCCGTCCTGCTCGCCGAGATGGCCGAGGCCGGGGTGGACCGACTCGTGCTCGCCGGTTCGATGGTGGTCTACGGCGAGGGCCGCTACGACTGCCCCGACCACGGCCGGGTACGACCGGGCCCCCGCGCCGAGCGCGATCTGGCGGCCGGCAGGTTCGAGCCCCGGTGCCCGCGGTGCGGAGCCGAACTGACGCCGGGCCTCGTGGGCGAGGAGGCGCCGGCCGATCCGCGCAATGTGTACGCCACGACCAAGCTGGCGCAGGAGCATCTCGCCGCAGCCTGGGCACGGACCACCGGCGGCCGGGCCGTGTCCCTGCGCTACCACAACGTGTACGGGCCCCGGATGCCCCGAGACACCCCCTACGCCGGAGTCGCCTCCCTGTTCCGCTCCGCTCTCGCTCGGGGCGAGGCGCCCCGGGTCTTCGAGGACGGTGGCCAGCGCCGGGACTTCGTCCATGTACGGGATGTCGCCACCGCCAACGCCATGGCCCTGGAGGCGCTCGACGACCGCGGCCCCGGAACCATCGCCGCGTACAACACCGGCAGCGGCGAGCCGCACACCGTGGGAGAGATGGCGACGGCCCTGGCCACCGCCCACGGCGGGCCGCTCCCCGTGGTGACGGGCGAGTACCGGCTCGGGGACGTACGCCACATCACCGCCGACTCCGCCCGCCTCAGGGCCGCGCTCGACTGGCGGCCCGAGGTCGGATTCGCCGAGGGCATGGCCGAGTTCGCTACGAGCGGGCTGCGGGGAGCGTGA
- a CDS encoding HAMP domain-containing sensor histidine kinase, producing the protein MGDMLLIALYAFLGAAGAGLLGDLVLRMLRRRSVAVSLAVVATVAVTAMLAGTLAVAWAMFLSPHDLSVVTTVVAMAAVVSLGTALLLGRRVVLSCRELAVAARDFGEGGVFTAPSLPAPAELAALSRELASTGRRLAESRERERALEASRRELVAWISHDLRTPLAGLRAMSEALEDGVVDDPDRYHRQIRTEVDRLNGMVGDLFELSRIHAGALALSPVRVSVHDLVGDALAGAVPLARAQGVRLVGEPVASVPVDVDGREMTRVLANLLVNAIRHTPADGTVAVAAEHRDDSVVLSVTDGCGGIPEDELPRVFDTGWRGSEARTPPAGAGLGLAIVRGIVEAHEGGRADVRNVAGGCCFEVTLPAARS; encoded by the coding sequence ATGGGCGACATGCTGCTCATCGCCCTGTACGCCTTCCTGGGCGCGGCTGGTGCCGGTCTGCTGGGCGACCTCGTCCTGCGGATGCTACGGCGCCGGTCGGTCGCCGTCTCGCTCGCCGTCGTCGCGACCGTCGCCGTGACGGCGATGCTCGCCGGGACGCTCGCGGTGGCGTGGGCGATGTTCCTGTCGCCGCACGACCTGTCCGTGGTCACCACGGTCGTCGCGATGGCGGCCGTCGTCTCGCTGGGCACGGCCCTGCTGCTGGGTCGGCGGGTCGTTCTCAGCTGCCGGGAACTCGCGGTGGCGGCACGGGACTTCGGGGAGGGCGGCGTCTTCACGGCACCGTCTCTGCCCGCTCCCGCCGAACTGGCCGCACTCAGCCGGGAGCTGGCCTCGACGGGTCGGCGGCTCGCCGAGTCCCGGGAACGCGAGCGCGCCCTGGAGGCGTCCCGCCGGGAGCTCGTCGCCTGGATCTCGCACGACCTGCGGACCCCGCTCGCCGGTCTGCGTGCGATGTCGGAGGCTCTGGAGGACGGTGTCGTCGACGATCCGGACCGCTATCACCGACAGATCCGGACCGAGGTGGACCGGCTCAACGGAATGGTGGGCGATCTCTTCGAACTCTCCCGCATCCACGCGGGCGCTCTCGCGTTGAGCCCGGTCCGGGTCTCGGTCCACGATCTCGTGGGCGACGCGCTGGCCGGCGCGGTACCCCTCGCCCGGGCTCAGGGGGTACGGCTGGTGGGCGAGCCGGTCGCGTCCGTGCCGGTCGACGTCGACGGCAGGGAGATGACCCGGGTCCTGGCGAACCTTCTGGTCAACGCCATCCGGCACACCCCGGCGGACGGCACGGTCGCCGTGGCCGCCGAACACCGGGACGACTCCGTGGTCCTGTCGGTGACCGACGGCTGCGGCGGCATCCCGGAGGACGAACTGCCCCGGGTCTTCGACACGGGCTGGCGGGGCAGCGAGGCCCGGACCCCACCGGCAGGCGCGGGCCTCGGTCTCGCCATCGTCCGGGGCATCGTCGAGGCGCACGAGGGCGGCCGTGCCGATGTGCGCAACGTGGCCGGCGGGTGCTGCTTCGAGGTCACGCTCCCCGCAGCCCGCTCGTAG
- a CDS encoding response regulator transcription factor, with translation MRPEQPTQSPAHVLVVDDDPTVAEVVTGYLERAGFAVERAADGPTALTAAAGHRPDLVVLDLMLPGMDGLEVCRELRARGPVPVIMLTARSDEEDRVLGLEIGADDYVTKPFSPRELVLRVEAVLRRHSAMRPPGPLLRLGGLELDPAGRRVTKGGVPLALTLREFDLLSWFLRHPGQVYDRERLMREVWGWDFGDLSTVTVHVRRLRGKIEADPANPQLIRTVWGAGYRFDPTPTEV, from the coding sequence ATGCGACCCGAACAGCCCACGCAGTCACCGGCCCACGTCCTGGTGGTGGACGACGACCCGACCGTCGCCGAAGTGGTGACCGGGTACCTGGAGCGCGCCGGCTTCGCCGTCGAACGCGCCGCCGACGGGCCGACCGCACTGACGGCGGCCGCGGGCCACCGGCCCGACCTGGTGGTCCTGGATCTGATGCTGCCGGGCATGGACGGCCTGGAGGTCTGCCGCGAGCTGCGGGCCCGCGGGCCGGTTCCCGTGATCATGCTGACGGCGCGCAGCGACGAGGAGGACCGTGTCCTCGGGCTGGAGATCGGCGCGGACGACTACGTCACCAAGCCGTTCAGCCCGCGCGAACTGGTGCTGCGCGTCGAGGCGGTGCTCCGTCGCCACTCCGCCATGAGACCGCCGGGCCCGCTGCTGCGCCTGGGCGGTCTGGAGCTGGATCCGGCGGGCCGGCGCGTGACCAAGGGCGGCGTGCCCCTGGCCCTGACGCTGCGCGAGTTCGACCTGCTGAGCTGGTTCCTGCGCCACCCCGGGCAGGTGTACGACCGCGAGCGGCTGATGCGCGAGGTGTGGGGGTGGGACTTCGGTGATCTGTCCACCGTCACGGTCCATGTCCGACGGCTGCGCGGCAAGATCGAGGCGGATCCTGCCAACCCGCAGCTGATCCGTACGGTCTGGGGCGCCGGCTACCGCTTCGATCCGACACCGACGGAGGTGTGA
- a CDS encoding glycosyltransferase family 2 protein, with protein sequence MTDSHPKGNAATTYAVNVVLPCLDEARALPWVLERIPPGWRAIVVDNGSTDGSPDIARDLGATVVDEPRRGFGAACHAGLLAADADIVCFCDCDASLDPGLLVPFAAQVAAGEADLVLGRRRPQSYGAWPPHARAGNVALARMLRRRTGLRLRDLGPMRAARREALLALDLSDRRSGYPLQMVVRAADAGWRVRERDVPYLPRTGRSKVTGTWRGTWNAVRDMREVLREEPAAARLSAPLEVNR encoded by the coding sequence GTGACCGACTCGCACCCCAAGGGGAATGCCGCGACCACGTACGCGGTGAACGTCGTCCTGCCCTGCCTCGACGAGGCCCGGGCGCTGCCCTGGGTCCTGGAACGCATCCCGCCCGGCTGGCGTGCGATCGTCGTCGACAACGGCTCCACCGACGGCTCCCCGGACATCGCCCGGGACCTCGGCGCGACCGTCGTCGACGAACCCCGGCGCGGCTTCGGAGCCGCCTGCCACGCCGGACTGCTGGCCGCCGACGCCGACATCGTCTGCTTCTGCGACTGCGACGCCTCCCTCGACCCCGGCCTCCTCGTGCCCTTCGCCGCACAGGTGGCGGCGGGGGAGGCCGACCTGGTACTCGGCCGGCGCCGCCCCCAGTCCTACGGCGCCTGGCCACCGCACGCCCGGGCCGGGAACGTCGCCCTCGCCCGGATGCTGCGCCGGCGCACCGGACTGCGGCTGCGTGATCTCGGCCCGATGCGGGCCGCCCGACGCGAGGCACTGCTCGCCCTCGACCTCTCCGACCGTCGCAGCGGCTACCCCCTCCAGATGGTCGTGCGCGCCGCCGACGCCGGCTGGCGGGTGCGCGAGCGGGACGTCCCGTACCTGCCCCGAACGGGACGTTCGAAGGTCACCGGCACCTGGCGGGGGACCTGGAACGCGGTACGCGACATGAGGGAGGTGCTGCGCGAGGAACCGGCGGCGGCCCGGCTCTCGGCCCCGCTGGAGGTGAACCGGTGA